The genomic interval CGACCCGGTGCAGGCGAGGGCCGTCGTCGCGGCGCTGCGCGACGTCGACCCCGGGCTTCCCCTGGTCGTCCTTCCGGGGTCGGCGATCGAACGCCTCGCCCGCGAGGCGGGCCTGCGGGTCGTTCCCGAGGCATTCGCCGATCGCGCCTACCGCGCCGACGGCAGTCTCGTGCCGCGGGGCGAGCCCGGGGCCGTTCTCGCGCCGGAGGCGGCCGTCGCGCAGGCGGTGCGACTGGTCGCCGAGGGATGCGCGACGACGGTCGACGGGGGCGAGATCGAGCTCACCCCCGAGACCATCTGCCTGCACGGCGACGCGCCGTCGGCGGTACAGTTGGCGCGTGAGATCCGCGCAGCCCTCGAGGACGCCGGGGTCGCGATCCGGAGCTTCGTCGCGGCCTGAGCGCGAGCGCCGGGACGAGGACGGGACCCGTCGGGTGCGCGCCGCGGGCGACCTCGCCTGCGTCGTCGAGCTCGGCGATCTCGGGGCCGTGCTGCGCGTGGCGGAGGCGTTCCGCGCGCTCGCGCTCCCCGGCGTGGTCGACACGGTGCCCGCGGCGCTGACCGTGCTCGTGCGCTGCGCCGATCGGGAGTCGGCCAGGGGCGCGGCGCGCGCCCTGAACGCCCTCGCTGCGGCGGAGCCCTCCGGGGCGGCCCGTGACGCCGCCGATGAAGCGCCGATCGCGGGCTCCGCCACCGGGGCCGGGGATCGGCGCACGATCGACATCGACGTCGTGTACGCCGGCGACGACCTCGCCGAGGTCGCGGCGCTCACGGGCCTCGGCGTGGACGGTGTCATCGCGGCGCACACCGGGACGTCGTGGCAGGCGGCCTTCGGCGGGTTCGCCCCGGGATTCGTCTACCTCGCCGGCGGCGATCCCCGCCTCTCGGTCCCGCGCCTCGACGCTCCGCGCACCCGGGTGCCCGCGGGCGCGGTCGCGCTCGCGGGCGGCTTCAGCTCGGTGTACCCGGCGCCCTCCCCCGGAGGGTGGCGCCTCATCGGCACGACCGCGGAGCGGATGTGGGATGCGCAGCGGAACCCGGCGGCGCGCGTCGCCCCCGGGGACGCCGTGCGCTTCCGAGCCGTGCGCGAGGCGCTCGCGGTGGCGGGGCCCGCGACGGCGATGCGCGCCCCGGGCGCCGCGACGGCGGCGGTCGCGCCGACGGCACCGTCCGCGTCGACGGCCCCGGCGGCGACCGTGCTCGACCCCGGCATGCTCGCGCTCGTGCAGGATCTCGGCCGCCCGGGGCGCGCGGACGTCGGCGTCACCGTCTCCGGCGCCCTGGACCGCGGCGCGCTGATCCGCGCGAACGCCGCCGTCGGAAACCCCTCGGGGGCCGCGGCCCTCGAGATCCTCGGCGGAGACTTCGCCCTGCGCGCCGAACGGCCGATCGTCGTCGCGGTCGACGGGGCGCCCGGCGCGGTCGGCGTCGTCCGTCGGCGGGCCTCCGCGCCCGGGGAGGCGCCAGGCTCCGTCGAAGCGGCGGCTGTCGGGCCGGGGAGACCGATCGCCCTGGCGGCCGGGGACGTGCTGCGGCTCGGGCCGCTCGCGAACGGTCTGCGGCGCGTGCTGGCCTTCGGCGGCGGGCTCGCGGGGGAGACGGTGCTTGGCAGCCGCGCGCGCGACACGCTCGCCGGCCTCGGTCCCGCACCGCTGCGCGCCGGCGACGCGCTCCGGCTCGACGGCGGCTCCGGGTCTGCGCCGGCCGGGTCCGACTCCGCGGCCGGGCCAGACACCGCGGCCGGGCCCGACACCGCGGCCGGGACGGACGCCGCGGCCGGGCCGGGCGCCGGCGATCCCGAGGCCGCGACCGCGCCAGACGCCGGCGATCCGGAAGCCACGACCGGGCCGCGGGAGGCCGCGAGCCCGGATCCCGGCGTCCGCGCCGGTGCGCTCGTGGTGCTGCGCTACGTCCCCGGCCCCCGTGACGACTGGTTCGCCGTCGCATCGCGGCGCGCCTTCGCGCGCACCGCCTGGCGGGTCACGCCGCGGGCGGACCGGGTCGGCATCCGCCTCGCGGGACCCGCGCTCGCGCGGACGGCGGCGGCCGCCGGCGCCGAGCTCGCGAGCGAGGGCATGGTCGCCGGGTCGGTGCAGGTGCCGCCCGACGGGCGTCCCGTGCTCTTCCTCGCCGATCACCCGGTCACGGGCGGCTATCCCGTGATCGGCACCGTGCTCGACGCCGATCTCGACCTCGCCGCGCAGCTGTGCCCGGGCGACGCCGTACGGTTCACGCCGGTCGATCCCGACGCGCCGGGCGCGCCGGGGCCGCCGGAGCCCGTGCGCTTCGCGCTCGAGGTCGACGGGCGCCGCGTCTCCGTCGCCGTGCCGTGGGCGCTCGCCGCCGCCGTGGACGCGGCCCTCCGCGCGGGGGACGGGTCGGCGGTGCGGGCGGTGCTGGCGCGGATCCTCGGCGCAGCCGGGATCCCGGGCGAAGCCGCCGGCCCCGCCGGGGCAGCGGACGCCCGCCGTTCCGCGCCCCACGACGGCTGAGCCCGCGCCGGGCCCGCGGCCCGAGCCCGGTAGGATGGATCCTCGTGGCAGACATGAATCCGATCACCCAGGAAGCGGCCGACGCGGCCGTCGACGCGGCGCTCGCCGCATTCGCCGCGGCCGGCACCGTCGCCGAGCTGAAGGCGGCCCGCACCGCGCACTCGGGAGAGGGCTCGGCGATCGCGGGGCTCAACGCGCTCATGCGTCAGGTCCCGAAGGAGGAGAAGGCGCAGACGGGCAAGCTCATGGGCCAGGCCCGCGGGCGGATCGAGGGCGCCTACCAGGGGCGCGAGACGGAGCTCGCCGCACGGGAGGCGGCCGCGCGCCTCCTCGCCGAGACGGTCGACGTGACCGCGGCGCCGGTGCGCCGCCGCGCCGGCAGCCGCCACCCGCTCGCGCAACTCCAGGAGGAGATCGGCGACATCTTCATCGGCATGGGCTGGGAGATCGCGGAGGGGCCGGAGCTCGAGCACGAGTGGTTCAACTTCGATGCGCTCGGCTTCGATCCCGACCACCCCGCGCGCGCCATGCAGGACACCTTCTTCGTCGAACCGGCGGATCGGCACCTGCTGCTGCGCACCCACACCTCGCCCGTCCAGGTGCGCTCGCTGCTCGGTCGCGAGCTGCCCGTCTACGTCGTGGCGCCCGGCCGGGTCTACCGCACCGACGAGCTCGACGCGACGCACACCCCGGTGTTCCACCAGATCGAGGGCATCGCGATCGACCGCGGGCTCACCATGGCGCACCTGCGCGGCACCCTCGAGCACTTCGCGCGGCAGATGTTCGGCGAGGCGGCCGAGATCCGCCTGCGCCCCAACTTCTTCCCCTTCACCGAGCCGTCCGCGGAGATGGACGTGTGGCAGCCGAACGCGAAGGGCGGCGCGCGCTGGGTCGAGTGGGGCGGCTGCGGCATGGTCGACCCGAACGTGCTCCTCGCTGCCGGCATCGACCCCGACGAGTACCAGGGCTTCGCCTTCGGCATGGGCGTGGAGCGGACGCTGCAGTTCCGCCACGACCTCAACGACATGCGGGACATGGTCGAGGGCGATGTCCGTTTCAACCGTCAGTTCGGAGGACTGGTCTAATGCGCGTTCCACTCAGCTGGCTCGGCGAGTACGTCACCCTGCCCGAGGGCGCCACCCCGGAGCGGGTGCACGCCGACCTCGTGCGCGTCGGCTTCGAGGAGGAGTCGATCCGGCGCTTCGAGGTGACCGGACCCGTCGTGGTGGGCGAGGTGCTCTCCCGCGAGCCCGAGGAGCACTCGAACGGCAAGACCGTCAACTGGTGCCGGGTGCGCGTCGCGCCCGAGGGGGCGCGGGCCGCCGATGGCGGCGAGGACGTCCGCGGGATCGTGTGCGGCGCGCACAACTTCGAGGCCGGCGACAAGGTCGTGGTAACCCTTCCCGGGGCCGTGCTCCCCGGCGGCTTCGAGATCGCCGCGCGCAAGACCTACGGGCACGTCTCCGACGGGATGATCGCCTCGGCGCGCGAGCTGTCGCTCGGCGAGGATCACGACGGGATCATCGTGCTCGAGCGCTGGGGCTTCGATCCCGCGTCCCTCGAGCCGGGCCGCGATGCGAAGGCGCTCCTCGGGCTCGACGACACCGCCGTCGAGATCAACGTCACCCCCGACCGCGGCTACGCCTTCTCGGTGCGCGGCGTGGCCAGGGAGTACGGGCACGCGACGGGGGCGGCGTACCGCGATCCCGCGCTGGCCGTGACGCCCGCGACGGCATCGGGCTTCCCCGTGACCCTCGCCGACGCGGCGCCGATCCGCGGGCGCGCCGGCGCGACCGGATTCGTGACGCGCGTGGTGCGCGGCATCGACCAGAGCCGGCCGACGCCGGCGTGGATGGTCGCGCGGCTGCAGCTCGCGGGGATCCGCTCGCTGTCGCTCGAGGTGGACATCTCGAACTACGTCATGCTGGAGCTCGGGCAGCCGCTGCACGCCTACGACCTCGCGAAGCTCTCCGGAGGCATCACGGTGCGCCGCGCGGAGCCGGGGGAGACCCTCGTCACCCTCGACGGCCAGGAGCGCGCGCTCCACGTCGAGGATCTCGTGATCGCCGACGCATCGGGCGCCATCGGGCTCGCCGGCGTCATGGGCGGCGAGTCGACGAAAGCGGATGCATCCACCACCGATGTGCTCGTCGAGGCGGCGACCTTCGACCCCGTCTCCATCGCGCGCAGCGCGCGCCGGCACAAACTGCCGAGCGAGGCCGCGAAGCGCTTTGAGCGCGGCGTCGATCCGCTCGTGGCGCCCGCAGCGGCCGAGCGGATGGTGGCCCTGCTCGTGGAGCTCGCGGGCGGCACGGCCGACCCGCTCGGCGGCGCGATCGTGCCCGAGTTCGCCCCGGCACCCATCCGGCTGCGGAAGTCCCGCGTGAACGGCCTCCTGGGCACGGACTACACGGACGCGGAGATCACCGGCGCCCTCGAGATGATCGGCTGCGACGTGGCGCTCGGCGCGGACGGCGATGCGGACCTCGGCGTCACCCCGCCGAGCTGGCGCTCCGACCTCGGCCGCGCGGCCGACCTCGTCGAGGAGGTCGCGCGCATCGTCGGCTACGACCGCATCCCGTCGGTGCTCCCCGTCGCCCCCGCGGGCCGCGGACTCACCCGTGAGCAGCGCCTGCGCCGCCGCGCCGCGAACATCGCGACCGCCGCCGGGCTCGACGAGGTGCAGAGCTACCCGTTCGTGGCGCGCGCCCAGCTCGACGCTTTCGGCGCGGGCCCGGAGAATTCCGCGGAGGCCGGAAACCCGGGGTCGACGGCCGCGATCCGCCTCGCGAATCCGCTCGACGCGCAGTCGCCCTTCCTGCGGCGCTCGCTGCTGCCCGGCCTCGTGACCGCGGCGCAGCGCAACGTCTCGCGCGGGCTCACCGATCTCGCGCTCGTGGAGTTCGGCGCCGTGTTCGCGCCCGGGACGTCCTCCGGGGCGCCGCTCGGCACCGCGGAGGTGCCGCCGCTGGCCGAGCGGCCCGCCGACGAGCGTCTCGCGGAGCTGGACGCCTCGATCCCCGAGCAGCCGCGCCGCGCCGCCGGCCTCCTCCTCGGCGAAGCGGTCGCGAAGCAGCCGGGGGCGGCGCCGCGACTCCTCGACTGGGCCGACGCCATCGACGCCGCGCGGACGGTCGCGGCGGCCGTCGGGGCCGAGCTCGTCGTCGCTCAGGGCGCGCACCGCGCCTTCCACCCGGGCCGCACCGCCGAGCTCAGCGTGCGCGTGCCGCTCGACGGTAGCGACGCCGATGGCGACGCGGGCGGTCTCGTGGTCGTCGGCGTCGCCGGCGAGCTGCTGCCCGAGCTGGTGTCCGAGCACCACCTGCCCGGCCGCGTCGCGGCCTTCGAGCTCGAGCTCGACCGGCTCGTCGAGCTGGCGCCGCGCGAGCCCGAGACGGCGCCGCTGTCGAGCTATCCCGCCGCCACGCAGGACCTCACCCTCGTGGTGGCCGAGGAGGTGCCCGCGGGGGATCTGCTGGCCGTCGTCGTCGCCGGGGCCGGTGAGCTCCTCGAGAACGCCGCGATCGTCGACGACTACCGCGGCTCGGGGCTCGAGGCGGGCGCGAAGGCGCTCACCTTCGCGCTGCGCTTCCGCGCCGGCGACCGGACGCTCAAGGCGGAGGAGGCGAGCGCGGCGAAGCTCGCGGGCGTCGCCGCCGCCGAGCTCGCCTTCGGCGCGAAACTTCGGGATTGAGGCGGCGGACGTCGTGAGGAGCATCGCATGAGCGCGGGAGCGCCCGGGGTCTACCTGCTGTTCCCCGGCAACGCCGCCGAAGCGCTCGCGTACTACCGCGACGTCTTCGGCGGCGAGCTCGAGCTGCACGACTACGCCGCCTTCGGGCGCACGGACGGTCCGGGCGACGCCATCGCGCACGGCGTGCTCACCGGACCGGTGGCGCTCGCCGGCGCCGACGCGGGGTCCGACGACGACGCCGTCCACATGGGCGGCATGTTCCTCTCGCTCCTCGGCACCGCCCCCGTCGCCGAGCTCGCGCGCTGCTTCGCCGCGCTCGCGGCCGAGGGGCGGATCATCGAGCCGTTCGTCCGGCGCCCCTGGGGCGCGATCGACGGGCAGCTCGTCGACCGCTACGGCGTGCGCTGGCTGATCGGCTCGGAGGACGATCCCGCCGCCTGAGCCCCGAGGGCGCCCCGCGCGTTCCCGCCCTGCGTGCCGCCCCGCGCGCCCCCCGGCCGCGTGCTCCCGCCCGCGCGCTCCCGCCCCGCGTGCCGCCCGGCCGCGGATGACGCGAACGGGGGGCATGCTCCGAGCTGAGCCCCGTTCTCGTGATTCCTGCGGGATTCCCGGGGAATCGGGCCGCCCGGACGACGCGGGGTGATACTGGGAGGACCGTGCGAGTTCGAGGAGGCTCCCCATGTCGCAGAAGATCGTGCCGAACATCTGGTGCAACAGGAACGCCGAGGAGGTCGGGGCCGCCTACGCGGCCGCGTTCCCCGGCGCCACGACCGAGGTCGAGTCGCGCTACCCGGAGACCGGGCTGCTCGACTTCCAGCTCGATTTCGCCGGGGCGCCGCTCACGGTCGCAGTCACCATCCCGTCGCCGAATCCCGACGCGGCGGCGACCCGGCTGACGCTCATCAACGCCGGCGACGAGTTCTCGCCGAACTCCTCGCTGTCGTTCATCCTGAACTTCGATCCGTCGGACTTCCCCGACGCCGACGGCCCCGCCGCGGCGGAGGCGGCCGCCCGCGAGGGTCTCGACGCGGTCTGGCGGGCGCTCTCGGACGGCGGACGCGTGCTCATGCCGCTCCAGGAATACCCCTTCAGCCGGCGCTACGGCTGGGTGGAGGACCGCTTCGGGGTGAGCTGGCAGCTCATGCTCACGGATCCGGCCGGGGATCCTCGACCGTTCCTCATCCCGGCGTTCATGTTCGCGGGCCCCGTGCAGAACCGGGCCGCGGAGGCGATCGACCACTACGTCTCGACGTTCCCCGACGCGGCCGCGGGATCGCGCTTCCCCTACGGCGCGCAGACGGGTCCGGCGACCGCTGAAGCGCTGATGTTCGCCGACTTCCGCATCGGGGAGCAGTGGTTCGCCGCGATGGACTCGGGCGTCGCGCAGGACACCACGTTCAGCTGCGGGGTCTCCCTCGAGGTGCGCTGCGCGGACCAGGCGGAGATCGACCTGCTGTGGGATCGCCTCTCCGCGGTGCCGGAGGCGGAGCAGTGCGGCTGGCTCGCGGACCGCTTCGGCGTGAGCTGGCAGATCGTGCCCGAGAACATGGGCGAGCTCATGGAGCGGCCCGGCGCCTATGAGCGGATGATGCGGATGCACAAGATCGTGATCGCCGAGTTCTGACGCGGGACCTTCCCGCGAACTCGTGAATGTATACGTAAATTCCCTTGACTCAGCTTCACTTGCGTGAATTGGTCAACTATGTATACGCTGAACGGGTCGGAGGGGGAGTCATGCGAGCCAGCGATCGGGCGCACGCGCAACTGCTCGCCGAGATCCAGAACGGGGCGCTGGCTCCGGGCGCGGTCGTCGGCGAGGTGGAGCAGGCACTGCGCATCGGAGTGAGCCGCACCCCGATGCGGGAGGCGATCGGCCGGCTCGTCGCCGATGGGCTGCTGCGGCAGGTCTCGCCGCGCGTGGTCGTCGTCGCCGACCTCGACGCGCGCGACGTCCGCGCCCTCTTCGAGACCCGGCGCGCGCTCGAGGAGACCGCGGCGCGCCTCGCGGCCGAGCGCGGCGATCGCGGCGCCTTCGCCGAACTCGCCGTGGCCTTCGCCGAGGCCCGCCCGGCCGCGGGATCGGAGGACGCCGACGCGTACTACGCCCTCATCGCCCGCTTCGACGCGGCGATCGACGCCGCCGTGGACAACGACTACCTCACGGCGGCGCTCCGGCCGGTCCGGAGGCACCTCGTCCGGGCGAGGAGGCTCGCGCGCGACGACGCGGCGCGGCTCGAGGCCTC from Leucobacter allii carries:
- a CDS encoding VOC family protein; translation: MSQKIVPNIWCNRNAEEVGAAYAAAFPGATTEVESRYPETGLLDFQLDFAGAPLTVAVTIPSPNPDAAATRLTLINAGDEFSPNSSLSFILNFDPSDFPDADGPAAAEAAAREGLDAVWRALSDGGRVLMPLQEYPFSRRYGWVEDRFGVSWQLMLTDPAGDPRPFLIPAFMFAGPVQNRAAEAIDHYVSTFPDAAAGSRFPYGAQTGPATAEALMFADFRIGEQWFAAMDSGVAQDTTFSCGVSLEVRCADQAEIDLLWDRLSAVPEAEQCGWLADRFGVSWQIVPENMGELMERPGAYERMMRMHKIVIAEF
- the pheT gene encoding phenylalanine--tRNA ligase subunit beta, which produces MRVPLSWLGEYVTLPEGATPERVHADLVRVGFEEESIRRFEVTGPVVVGEVLSREPEEHSNGKTVNWCRVRVAPEGARAADGGEDVRGIVCGAHNFEAGDKVVVTLPGAVLPGGFEIAARKTYGHVSDGMIASARELSLGEDHDGIIVLERWGFDPASLEPGRDAKALLGLDDTAVEINVTPDRGYAFSVRGVAREYGHATGAAYRDPALAVTPATASGFPVTLADAAPIRGRAGATGFVTRVVRGIDQSRPTPAWMVARLQLAGIRSLSLEVDISNYVMLELGQPLHAYDLAKLSGGITVRRAEPGETLVTLDGQERALHVEDLVIADASGAIGLAGVMGGESTKADASTTDVLVEAATFDPVSIARSARRHKLPSEAAKRFERGVDPLVAPAAAERMVALLVELAGGTADPLGGAIVPEFAPAPIRLRKSRVNGLLGTDYTDAEITGALEMIGCDVALGADGDADLGVTPPSWRSDLGRAADLVEEVARIVGYDRIPSVLPVAPAGRGLTREQRLRRRAANIATAAGLDEVQSYPFVARAQLDAFGAGPENSAEAGNPGSTAAIRLANPLDAQSPFLRRSLLPGLVTAAQRNVSRGLTDLALVEFGAVFAPGTSSGAPLGTAEVPPLAERPADERLAELDASIPEQPRRAAGLLLGEAVAKQPGAAPRLLDWADAIDAARTVAAAVGAELVVAQGAHRAFHPGRTAELSVRVPLDGSDADGDAGGLVVVGVAGELLPELVSEHHLPGRVAAFELELDRLVELAPREPETAPLSSYPAATQDLTLVVAEEVPAGDLLAVVVAGAGELLENAAIVDDYRGSGLEAGAKALTFALRFRAGDRTLKAEEASAAKLAGVAAAELAFGAKLRD
- a CDS encoding urea amidolyase family protein, producing the protein MRSAQPSRTPGSRSGASSRPERERRDEDGTRRVRAAGDLACVVELGDLGAVLRVAEAFRALALPGVVDTVPAALTVLVRCADRESARGAARALNALAAAEPSGAARDAADEAPIAGSATGAGDRRTIDIDVVYAGDDLAEVAALTGLGVDGVIAAHTGTSWQAAFGGFAPGFVYLAGGDPRLSVPRLDAPRTRVPAGAVALAGGFSSVYPAPSPGGWRLIGTTAERMWDAQRNPAARVAPGDAVRFRAVREALAVAGPATAMRAPGAATAAVAPTAPSASTAPAATVLDPGMLALVQDLGRPGRADVGVTVSGALDRGALIRANAAVGNPSGAAALEILGGDFALRAERPIVVAVDGAPGAVGVVRRRASAPGEAPGSVEAAAVGPGRPIALAAGDVLRLGPLANGLRRVLAFGGGLAGETVLGSRARDTLAGLGPAPLRAGDALRLDGGSGSAPAGSDSAAGPDTAAGPDTAAGTDAAAGPGAGDPEAATAPDAGDPEATTGPREAASPDPGVRAGALVVLRYVPGPRDDWFAVASRRAFARTAWRVTPRADRVGIRLAGPALARTAAAAGAELASEGMVAGSVQVPPDGRPVLFLADHPVTGGYPVIGTVLDADLDLAAQLCPGDAVRFTPVDPDAPGAPGPPEPVRFALEVDGRRVSVAVPWALAAAVDAALRAGDGSAVRAVLARILGAAGIPGEAAGPAGAADARRSAPHDG
- a CDS encoding VOC family protein: MSAGAPGVYLLFPGNAAEALAYYRDVFGGELELHDYAAFGRTDGPGDAIAHGVLTGPVALAGADAGSDDDAVHMGGMFLSLLGTAPVAELARCFAALAAEGRIIEPFVRRPWGAIDGQLVDRYGVRWLIGSEDDPAA
- a CDS encoding GntR family transcriptional regulator, whose protein sequence is MRASDRAHAQLLAEIQNGALAPGAVVGEVEQALRIGVSRTPMREAIGRLVADGLLRQVSPRVVVVADLDARDVRALFETRRALEETAARLAAERGDRGAFAELAVAFAEARPAAGSEDADAYYALIARFDAAIDAAVDNDYLTAALRPVRRHLVRARRLARDDAARLEASVAEHALIAEAIAAGDAELAAHATHVHLHRALTAILGAIAEPREEGRP
- a CDS encoding LamB/YcsF family protein, which translates into the protein MTSIDLNADLGESFGSWTFGDDAAVLASISSANVACGFHAGDPPGIRETCRAAARLGVAVGAHPGYRDLAGFGRRFIAYDPEVLAAEIVAQIGAVQALARSAGTSVRYVKPHGALYTRIAHDPVQARAVVAALRDVDPGLPLVVLPGSAIERLAREAGLRVVPEAFADRAYRADGSLVPRGEPGAVLAPEAAVAQAVRLVAEGCATTVDGGEIELTPETICLHGDAPSAVQLAREIRAALEDAGVAIRSFVAA
- the pheS gene encoding phenylalanine--tRNA ligase subunit alpha, with the translated sequence MNPITQEAADAAVDAALAAFAAAGTVAELKAARTAHSGEGSAIAGLNALMRQVPKEEKAQTGKLMGQARGRIEGAYQGRETELAAREAAARLLAETVDVTAAPVRRRAGSRHPLAQLQEEIGDIFIGMGWEIAEGPELEHEWFNFDALGFDPDHPARAMQDTFFVEPADRHLLLRTHTSPVQVRSLLGRELPVYVVAPGRVYRTDELDATHTPVFHQIEGIAIDRGLTMAHLRGTLEHFARQMFGEAAEIRLRPNFFPFTEPSAEMDVWQPNAKGGARWVEWGGCGMVDPNVLLAAGIDPDEYQGFAFGMGVERTLQFRHDLNDMRDMVEGDVRFNRQFGGLV